One stretch of Oryzias latipes chromosome 7, ASM223467v1 DNA includes these proteins:
- the ccdc30 gene encoding coiled-coil domain-containing protein 30 isoform X5 translates to MSELKEQFTGSASPNVWTELDHISKRLQEDGLSPEASAEDRQRHLWHLLLRSEAQLRSASQELQALHTEQNNEKKEVESYVEHIRGLLEDRESLTAEYEVENQDLRHELQQIKHQQESQSKELAEMLVQGELEEIALSSPSEQVAYLLVERVTLLERLEAAERKLDVHGLAGNLEEVDPQAQLEQVSREQSERLRLEKDLEEASRRLAMAHQDIRRLTSELDAAKDNNQGSSGFELQGTVEEVENLKKEVDNLKHCDMMKLQLSKEENDRLHSENRALKEKLHSIESEKKTLQDQLSKIYSAKEAEKEKSCDPQNYQPAMSDPIHKRCQEAMEDGLVQVKELQRQLQRLRKEQEELEERNEELEALLGEAQNASKEERHRHEGELEGLHRRVRSLEAELKKQDAQEKNLKNGEDIKTTDTFLQVKHLRDSSQERLALLEARLTEEKDWRKQLELDLSAAQTALKKDKEALQFGERELKKLRLEVSGLQTECQQGKTLIKSLTQVKGEKAALEEKLAQMERAHSRLQSELHRFKSSNQSQENQREGLLQVEQLQKKIDQLTAELSGLQTSYNTLREELTSERMQTAELQTKLRTTAQEKLEAEEQRSRLEQETQSLQKQLLWHQNLPSPTKETVSGSNKLHTAAIKDGDWDQLSALKQELTFLQSKVWEEQQKTSQQQMLLEAQLSEAQARIKSQDSVLSQKAEEAKQMKQDLQRAQSLFTSAERELRYEKEKNMDLKRHNALLDQEKLKISAELKQAQLKLVQVEQKVSSQTAEIECQQQKIRELELELARTSTNHRASSSLQEDLQAERARLIAADKKVLELQQQLKNVQHQLRVEEARASESSRLERDSRDLSDNLSALRAQQQEQHIARKLLEQREEELQQQVRSLRLKEASLSRTNTELSHRVQQLDIRLSISETELSKTREEVKESQKSSQKVQEELLVSQQECERLQAELQQVLLQLDANIRKYNEKQTQNKTKLRQAKQVFLKTTAQRDSTIQKLENDLALANSLSFKEKERIQTVVAENEKLLEDKRELLRRISEAEEMGSKGMRTASTVQHRVNILEVENRQLHERTMKLSSQVGSLERALRNVETFYSLENIKKMFPSDGLSDGPVHTSVLSLTSGSCDHMGILDAICRSKSMLMNGTGASVSTQPPSEQGYLNLASPLVPPAAAKDAAESSTHSDQV, encoded by the exons atgTCTGAACTGAAGGAACAGTTCACGGGTTCAGCATCACCAAAT GTTTGGACCGAGCTGGACCACATTTCTAAGAGGCTTCAGGAGGATGGCCTATCCCCAGAAGCCAGCGCAGAGGATCGCCAGCGCCACCTGTGGCACCTGCTGCTCCGCAGCGAAGCCCAGCTGCGGTCGGCGAGCCAGGAGCTGCAGGCGCTTCATACTGAGCAGAATAATGAGAAGAAGGAG GTGGAGAGCTACGTCGAACACATTCGAGGGCTGTTAGAAGACCGGGAAAGTCTGACTGCAGAGTATGAGGTAGAAAACCAGGACCTGCGACATGAACTTCAACAGATCAAACATCAACAAG AGAGTCAAAGCAAGGAGCTAGCTGAGATGCTGGTTCAGGGAGAGCTGGAAGAAATCGCTTTAAGCAGCCCCAGTGAGCAGGTGGCTTACTTGTTGGTGGAAAGGGTAACGCTCCTTGAAAGGCTGGAGGCTGCGGAGAGGAAACTGGACGTTCACGGCCTCGCGGGCAACTTGGAGGAGGTTGACCCTCAG GCCCAGCTTGAGCAGGTTTCCAGAGAGCAGAGTGAGCGGCTTCGCCTTGAGAAGGACCTGgaggaggcgtccaggaggctgGCCATGGCTCACCAGGACATCCGCAGGCTCACCAGTGAGCTGGACGCTGCAAAAGACAACAATCAAGGCTCAAGTG GGTTTGAGCTTCAGGGAACTGTTGAAGAAGTAGAAAACCTGAAGAAAGAAGTGGACAATCTAAAACACTGTG ATAtgatgaagctgcagctttCCAAAGAAGAAAACGACAGATTACATTCTGAGAACAGAGCTCTCAAGGAGAAGCTGCACAGTATAGAATCTGAGAAGAAAACTCTCCAAGATCAG ttgtcaaAAATTTATTCTGCCAAAGAGGCTGAAAAGGAAAAGAGCTGCGATCCACAAAACTACCAGCCTGCCATGTCAGATCCGATTCACAAACG GTGCCAAGAAGCCATGGAAGATGGACTTGTACAGGTGAAAGAGCTGCAACGGCAACTCCAGAGGTTACGCAAAGAGCAGGAAGAGCTGGAAGAGCGGAACGAAGAGCTGGAAGCCCTGCTGGGAGAAGCTCAGAATGCCAGCAAGGAGGAGAGGCATCGGCACGAGGGAGAGCTGGAAGGGCTGCACAGGCGG GTGAGGAGCTTAGAGGCAGAGCTGAAGAAGCAGGATgctcaagaaaaaaatctaaaaaatggaGAAGATATTAAAACCACTGATACCTTCTTGCAAGTG AAACATCTGAGGGACAGCAGCCAAGAGAGACTGGCACTGCTGGAGGCTCGTCTGACGGAGGAGAAGGACTGGAGGAAGCAGCTGGAGTTAGACCTCAGCGCTGCTCAAACTGCCCTTAAGAAAGATAAAGAG GCTTTACAGTTCGGTGAGCGGGAGCTGAAGAAGCTGAGGCTCGAGGTCAGTGGCCTTCAGACAGAGTGTCAGCAAGGAAAAACCCTCATCAAGAGCCTCACGCAGGTCAAAGGGGAAAAGGCTGCTCTGGAGGAGAAG CTGGCCCAGATGGAGCGGGCCCACAGCAGACTCCAGAGTGAGCTGCATCGCTTCAAATCCAGCAACCAAAGCCAGGAGAACCAGAGGGAAGGCCTGCTGCAGGTTGAGCAGCTCCAGAAGAAGATCGACCAACTGACTGCTGAACTCAGCGGCCTTCAGACGTCCTACAACACCCTGAG GGAAGAGCTGACATCGGAGCGGATGCAGACCGCAGAACTGCAGACCAAGCTGAGGACCACAGCTCAGGAAAAGCTGGAGGCCGAGGAGCAAAGAAGCAGACTGGAGCAAGAGACACAGAGCCTGCAGAAGCAGCTCTTGTGGCATCAAAACCTCCCCTCACCCACAAAGGAAACCGTCAGTGGCAGCAATAAGCTCCACACAGCAGCCATAAAGGATGGAGACTGGGATCAG CTTTCAGCTTTGAAACAAGAGCTGACTTTTCTGCAGAGTAAAGTCTGGGAGGAGCAGCAGAAGACTTCGCAGCAACAAATGCTGCTTGAAGCTCAGCTAAGTGAAGCTCAGGCCCGGATCAAG TCCCAAGATTCAGTGTTGAGTCAGAAAGCAGAGGAGGCTAAACAGATGAAACAAGACCTGCAGAGAGCCCAGAGCCTGTTCACCTCAGCTGAGAGGGAGCTGCGCTATGAGAAGGAGAAGAACATGGACCTGAAGAGACACAACGCTTTGCTGGATCAGGAAAAACTTAAG ATTTCTGCAGAACTGAAGCAGGCTCAGCTCAAGCTGGTCCAGGTGGAGCAGAAAGTCTCCAGTCAGACGGCCGAGATCGAGTGTCAGCAGCAGAAAATCAGGGAATTGGAGCTGGAGCTGGCACGGACCAGCACCAACCACAGAGCAAGCAGCAGTCTGCAGGAGGACCTACAGGCTGAAAGAGCTCGACTCATTGCTGCTGACAAGAAG GTGCTggaactgcagcagcagctgaaaaatGTTCAGCACCAGCTCCGTGTGGAGGAAGCCCGGGCCAGCGAGAGCAGCCGTTTGGAGCGGGACAGCAGGGATCTATCCGACAACCTGTCGGCTCTGAGGGctcagcagcaggagcagcacaTCGCCAG GAAGCTGCTGGAGCAGcgtgaggaggagctgcagcagcaggtgcgcTCGCTGAGGCTGAAGGAAGCGTCCCTGTCCAGGACAAACACGGAGCTTAGCCACCGGGTCCAGCAGCTGGACATCAGGCTGTCCATCTCTGAGACTGAGCTCAGCAAGACAAGAGAAGAG GTGAAAGAAAGCCAGAAGTCAAGCCAGAAGGtgcaggaggagctgctggtCAGTCAGCAGGAATGTGAGAGGTTACAAGCAGAGTTACAGCAGGTTCTCCTCCAGCTGGATGCAAATATTAG GAAGTACAATGAGAAACAGACTCAGAACAAAACGAAACTGCGTCAGGCCAAGCAGGTGTTTCTTAAGACGACGGCACAGAGGGACTCCACTATCCAGAAGCTGGAGAACGACCTCGCACTGGCCAACAGTCTTTCATTCAAA GAGAAAGAAAGGATCCAAACTGTTGTGGCAGAAAACGAGAAGCTGCTGGAGGACAAGAGGGAGCTGCTGAGGAGGATAAGTGAGGCAGAGGAAATGGGCAGTAAAGGCATGAGGACTGCTTCAACAGTCCAGCACAG GGTGAACATCCTAGAGGTGGAAAACAGACAGCTCCACGAGAGAACAATGAAGCTTTCCAGTCAAGTTGGTTCCCTAGAACGGGCTCTGAGGAACGTCGAGACATTCTACAGTCTGGAG aacataaagaaaatgttccCTTCTGATGGTCTCAGTGACGGGCCTGTGCACACGTCTGTTTTAAG CCTGACGTCAGGCTCCTGCGACCACATGGGCATCCTGGATGCAATCTGCCGGTCGAAGAGTATGCTGATGAACGGCACGGGGGCATCTGTCTCCACACAGCCACCTTCCGAGCAAGGATACCTGAACCTCGCGTCCCCGCTGGTTCCTCCAGCCGCTGCCAAGGATGCTGCGGAGAGCTCTACCCACAGTGATCAGGTGTAG
- the ccdc30 gene encoding coiled-coil domain-containing protein 30 isoform X3: MDRDEVWTELDHISKRLQEDGLSPEASAEDRQRHLWHLLLRSEAQLRSASQELQALHTEQNNEKKEVESYVEHIRGLLEDRESLTAEYEVENQDLRHELQQIKHQQESQSKELAEMLVQGELEEIALSSPSEQVAYLLVERVTLLERLEAAERKLDVHGLAGNLEEVDPQQSSSQSPWKKLFGLRRSGQNKHSIIPAQLEQVSREQSERLRLEKDLEEASRRLAMAHQDIRRLTSELDAAKDNNQGSSGFELQGTVEEVENLKKEVDNLKHCDMMKLQLSKEENDRLHSENRALKEKLHSIESEKKTLQDQLSKIYSAKEAEKEKSCDPQNYQPAMSDPIHKRCQEAMEDGLVQVKELQRQLQRLRKEQEELEERNEELEALLGEAQNASKEERHRHEGELEGLHRRVRSLEAELKKQDAQEKNLKNGEDIKTTDTFLQVKHLRDSSQERLALLEARLTEEKDWRKQLELDLSAAQTALKKDKEALQFGERELKKLRLEVSGLQTECQQGKTLIKSLTQVKGEKAALEEKLAQMERAHSRLQSELHRFKSSNQSQENQREGLLQVEQLQKKIDQLTAELSGLQTSYNTLREELTSERMQTAELQTKLRTTAQEKLEAEEQRSRLEQETQSLQKQLLWHQNLPSPTKETVSGSNKLHTAAIKDGDWDQLSALKQELTFLQSKVWEEQQKTSQQQMLLEAQLSEAQARIKSQDSVLSQKAEEAKQMKQDLQRAQSLFTSAERELRYEKEKNMDLKRHNALLDQEKLKISAELKQAQLKLVQVEQKVSSQTAEIECQQQKIRELELELARTSTNHRASSSLQEDLQAERARLIAADKKVLELQQQLKNVQHQLRVEEARASESSRLERDSRDLSDNLSALRAQQQEQHIARKLLEQREEELQQQVRSLRLKEASLSRTNTELSHRVQQLDIRLSISETELSKTREEVKESQKSSQKVQEELLVSQQECERLQAELQQVLLQLDANIRKYNEKQTQNKTKLRQAKQVFLKTTAQRDSTIQKLENDLALANSLSFKEKERIQTVVAENEKLLEDKRELLRRISEAEEMGSKGMRTASTVQHRVNILEVENRQLHERTMKLSSQVGSLERALRNVETFYSLENIKKMFPSDGLSDGPVHTSVLSLTSGSCDHMGILDAICRSKSMLMNGTGASVSTQPPSEQGYLNLASPLVPPAAAKDAAESSTHSDQV, from the exons ATGGATCGTGATGAG GTTTGGACCGAGCTGGACCACATTTCTAAGAGGCTTCAGGAGGATGGCCTATCCCCAGAAGCCAGCGCAGAGGATCGCCAGCGCCACCTGTGGCACCTGCTGCTCCGCAGCGAAGCCCAGCTGCGGTCGGCGAGCCAGGAGCTGCAGGCGCTTCATACTGAGCAGAATAATGAGAAGAAGGAG GTGGAGAGCTACGTCGAACACATTCGAGGGCTGTTAGAAGACCGGGAAAGTCTGACTGCAGAGTATGAGGTAGAAAACCAGGACCTGCGACATGAACTTCAACAGATCAAACATCAACAAG AGAGTCAAAGCAAGGAGCTAGCTGAGATGCTGGTTCAGGGAGAGCTGGAAGAAATCGCTTTAAGCAGCCCCAGTGAGCAGGTGGCTTACTTGTTGGTGGAAAGGGTAACGCTCCTTGAAAGGCTGGAGGCTGCGGAGAGGAAACTGGACGTTCACGGCCTCGCGGGCAACTTGGAGGAGGTTGACCCTCAG CAGTCTTCCTCCCAGAGTCCATGGAAGAAGCTGTTTGGCCTGCGCAGGTCTGGTCAGAACAAACACAGTATTATCCCT GCCCAGCTTGAGCAGGTTTCCAGAGAGCAGAGTGAGCGGCTTCGCCTTGAGAAGGACCTGgaggaggcgtccaggaggctgGCCATGGCTCACCAGGACATCCGCAGGCTCACCAGTGAGCTGGACGCTGCAAAAGACAACAATCAAGGCTCAAGTG GGTTTGAGCTTCAGGGAACTGTTGAAGAAGTAGAAAACCTGAAGAAAGAAGTGGACAATCTAAAACACTGTG ATAtgatgaagctgcagctttCCAAAGAAGAAAACGACAGATTACATTCTGAGAACAGAGCTCTCAAGGAGAAGCTGCACAGTATAGAATCTGAGAAGAAAACTCTCCAAGATCAG ttgtcaaAAATTTATTCTGCCAAAGAGGCTGAAAAGGAAAAGAGCTGCGATCCACAAAACTACCAGCCTGCCATGTCAGATCCGATTCACAAACG GTGCCAAGAAGCCATGGAAGATGGACTTGTACAGGTGAAAGAGCTGCAACGGCAACTCCAGAGGTTACGCAAAGAGCAGGAAGAGCTGGAAGAGCGGAACGAAGAGCTGGAAGCCCTGCTGGGAGAAGCTCAGAATGCCAGCAAGGAGGAGAGGCATCGGCACGAGGGAGAGCTGGAAGGGCTGCACAGGCGG GTGAGGAGCTTAGAGGCAGAGCTGAAGAAGCAGGATgctcaagaaaaaaatctaaaaaatggaGAAGATATTAAAACCACTGATACCTTCTTGCAAGTG AAACATCTGAGGGACAGCAGCCAAGAGAGACTGGCACTGCTGGAGGCTCGTCTGACGGAGGAGAAGGACTGGAGGAAGCAGCTGGAGTTAGACCTCAGCGCTGCTCAAACTGCCCTTAAGAAAGATAAAGAG GCTTTACAGTTCGGTGAGCGGGAGCTGAAGAAGCTGAGGCTCGAGGTCAGTGGCCTTCAGACAGAGTGTCAGCAAGGAAAAACCCTCATCAAGAGCCTCACGCAGGTCAAAGGGGAAAAGGCTGCTCTGGAGGAGAAG CTGGCCCAGATGGAGCGGGCCCACAGCAGACTCCAGAGTGAGCTGCATCGCTTCAAATCCAGCAACCAAAGCCAGGAGAACCAGAGGGAAGGCCTGCTGCAGGTTGAGCAGCTCCAGAAGAAGATCGACCAACTGACTGCTGAACTCAGCGGCCTTCAGACGTCCTACAACACCCTGAG GGAAGAGCTGACATCGGAGCGGATGCAGACCGCAGAACTGCAGACCAAGCTGAGGACCACAGCTCAGGAAAAGCTGGAGGCCGAGGAGCAAAGAAGCAGACTGGAGCAAGAGACACAGAGCCTGCAGAAGCAGCTCTTGTGGCATCAAAACCTCCCCTCACCCACAAAGGAAACCGTCAGTGGCAGCAATAAGCTCCACACAGCAGCCATAAAGGATGGAGACTGGGATCAG CTTTCAGCTTTGAAACAAGAGCTGACTTTTCTGCAGAGTAAAGTCTGGGAGGAGCAGCAGAAGACTTCGCAGCAACAAATGCTGCTTGAAGCTCAGCTAAGTGAAGCTCAGGCCCGGATCAAG TCCCAAGATTCAGTGTTGAGTCAGAAAGCAGAGGAGGCTAAACAGATGAAACAAGACCTGCAGAGAGCCCAGAGCCTGTTCACCTCAGCTGAGAGGGAGCTGCGCTATGAGAAGGAGAAGAACATGGACCTGAAGAGACACAACGCTTTGCTGGATCAGGAAAAACTTAAG ATTTCTGCAGAACTGAAGCAGGCTCAGCTCAAGCTGGTCCAGGTGGAGCAGAAAGTCTCCAGTCAGACGGCCGAGATCGAGTGTCAGCAGCAGAAAATCAGGGAATTGGAGCTGGAGCTGGCACGGACCAGCACCAACCACAGAGCAAGCAGCAGTCTGCAGGAGGACCTACAGGCTGAAAGAGCTCGACTCATTGCTGCTGACAAGAAG GTGCTggaactgcagcagcagctgaaaaatGTTCAGCACCAGCTCCGTGTGGAGGAAGCCCGGGCCAGCGAGAGCAGCCGTTTGGAGCGGGACAGCAGGGATCTATCCGACAACCTGTCGGCTCTGAGGGctcagcagcaggagcagcacaTCGCCAG GAAGCTGCTGGAGCAGcgtgaggaggagctgcagcagcaggtgcgcTCGCTGAGGCTGAAGGAAGCGTCCCTGTCCAGGACAAACACGGAGCTTAGCCACCGGGTCCAGCAGCTGGACATCAGGCTGTCCATCTCTGAGACTGAGCTCAGCAAGACAAGAGAAGAG GTGAAAGAAAGCCAGAAGTCAAGCCAGAAGGtgcaggaggagctgctggtCAGTCAGCAGGAATGTGAGAGGTTACAAGCAGAGTTACAGCAGGTTCTCCTCCAGCTGGATGCAAATATTAG GAAGTACAATGAGAAACAGACTCAGAACAAAACGAAACTGCGTCAGGCCAAGCAGGTGTTTCTTAAGACGACGGCACAGAGGGACTCCACTATCCAGAAGCTGGAGAACGACCTCGCACTGGCCAACAGTCTTTCATTCAAA GAGAAAGAAAGGATCCAAACTGTTGTGGCAGAAAACGAGAAGCTGCTGGAGGACAAGAGGGAGCTGCTGAGGAGGATAAGTGAGGCAGAGGAAATGGGCAGTAAAGGCATGAGGACTGCTTCAACAGTCCAGCACAG GGTGAACATCCTAGAGGTGGAAAACAGACAGCTCCACGAGAGAACAATGAAGCTTTCCAGTCAAGTTGGTTCCCTAGAACGGGCTCTGAGGAACGTCGAGACATTCTACAGTCTGGAG aacataaagaaaatgttccCTTCTGATGGTCTCAGTGACGGGCCTGTGCACACGTCTGTTTTAAG CCTGACGTCAGGCTCCTGCGACCACATGGGCATCCTGGATGCAATCTGCCGGTCGAAGAGTATGCTGATGAACGGCACGGGGGCATCTGTCTCCACACAGCCACCTTCCGAGCAAGGATACCTGAACCTCGCGTCCCCGCTGGTTCCTCCAGCCGCTGCCAAGGATGCTGCGGAGAGCTCTACCCACAGTGATCAGGTGTAG